The following are encoded in a window of bacterium SCSIO 12643 genomic DNA:
- a CDS encoding MFS transporter, whose product MEAPINYKKNSQFWLLCLSSALFFGSFNMMIPELPSYLESLGGGQYKGLIISLFTVTALLSRPFSGKLTDTIGRIPVMIFGASIGIIAGVLYPVLATVSGFFFLRLFHGLSTGFKPTATAAFVSDVVSSKERGEAMGILGVFTSSGMALGPMIGSFASDYIGINGLFYLSAFISFLSVAVIFGMQETLPNKQKMKSHLLKVKFHDFFERNVLPVAITFLLTTIPFGIILTLIPDLSDHLGISNRGSFYTVFVVSSISVRFFAGKFSDIYGRVPVLIVAAFLIGVSVSIISFADSQFWFYTGGVLFGLAAGMNGPTIFAWNIDRSSEEHRGRAMSTLYIFLEFGIGSGAAISGFIYNNDPGMFKYAFGFGALTAFIAMLYLISFQIKSMKNSTR is encoded by the coding sequence ATGGAAGCTCCAATCAATTACAAGAAAAACAGTCAGTTTTGGCTATTGTGTTTAAGTTCAGCACTATTCTTTGGGAGTTTCAATATGATGATCCCTGAACTTCCTTCATACCTGGAATCATTAGGAGGCGGGCAATACAAAGGGTTAATCATCTCTTTGTTTACGGTTACCGCGTTGCTATCCCGACCATTTAGTGGAAAACTCACCGATACCATAGGAAGAATTCCTGTTATGATTTTTGGAGCATCTATTGGGATTATTGCTGGCGTACTCTATCCTGTATTGGCTACCGTTTCAGGGTTCTTTTTCCTCCGTTTATTTCATGGACTTTCTACCGGATTTAAGCCTACTGCAACAGCGGCATTTGTATCTGATGTCGTAAGTTCTAAAGAGCGTGGAGAAGCCATGGGAATTTTGGGAGTATTTACCAGTTCGGGAATGGCCTTAGGTCCAATGATTGGGTCTTTTGCTTCTGATTACATTGGAATCAATGGACTTTTCTACTTATCAGCTTTTATCTCTTTTTTATCTGTAGCTGTAATTTTCGGGATGCAAGAAACTTTGCCGAATAAGCAAAAAATGAAATCTCATCTTTTAAAGGTGAAATTCCATGATTTCTTTGAAAGAAACGTTCTGCCAGTAGCGATTACATTTTTACTCACCACAATTCCTTTTGGTATTATTTTAACACTTATACCTGATCTAAGCGATCACTTAGGAATTTCTAACCGTGGATCGTTCTATACGGTATTTGTGGTTTCTTCTATTTCTGTAAGATTCTTTGCAGGGAAGTTTTCTGATATATATGGTAGAGTTCCGGTTCTTATTGTAGCGGCATTCCTTATTGGAGTCTCCGTATCTATTATCAGTTTTGCCGATTCTCAATTCTGGTTCTACACTGGTGGAGTGTTATTTGGCTTAGCGGCTGGAATGAACGGCCCAACAATATTTGCCTGGAATATTGATCGTAGTTCTGAGGAACATCGTGGACGTGCCATGTCTACGCTATACATCTTTTTAGAATTTGGAATTGGTTCGGGAGCCGCTATTTCAGGTTTTATCTATAACAATGATCCTGGCATGTTTAAGTATGCATTCGGTTTTGGAGCGCTTACTGCTTTTATAGCCATGTTGTATTTGATCTCATTTCAAATAAAATCTATGAAAAATTCAACTCGTTAA
- a CDS encoding TIGR00266 family protein, translated as MNSHEVDYTIEGDDIQFVEVELDPQEVVMAEPGSMMYMKSDIVMETVFGDGSQQSDNSILGKVFSAGKRVLTGENLFMTAYKNQGYGKSHVAFAAPTPGKIIPIDLSIYGNKVICQKDSFLCAAKGVSIGIEFNKRIGVGLFGGEGFIMQKLEGDGMVFANAGGTIHKVVLQPGETIKIDTGCLVAFTSGVNYNIEMVKGIKNALFGGEGLFLATLQGPGTVWIQSLPFSRMADRIISSAPKMGGKSRGEGSILGGIGDIMMGDNRF; from the coding sequence ATGAACTCACATGAAGTAGATTACACAATTGAAGGAGATGATATTCAATTTGTAGAAGTAGAATTAGACCCGCAAGAAGTCGTGATGGCTGAACCTGGAAGTATGATGTATATGAAATCGGATATAGTTATGGAAACTGTATTCGGTGATGGCTCCCAGCAAAGTGATAATAGTATACTGGGTAAAGTTTTCTCTGCCGGAAAAAGAGTTCTGACCGGAGAGAATTTATTTATGACCGCCTATAAAAATCAAGGGTACGGAAAATCTCATGTAGCTTTTGCGGCACCCACCCCTGGGAAGATTATACCGATTGATTTAAGTATATATGGTAACAAAGTGATTTGTCAAAAAGACTCATTTTTATGCGCTGCTAAAGGTGTTTCAATTGGAATAGAGTTTAATAAACGTATTGGTGTTGGATTATTCGGAGGAGAAGGATTTATCATGCAAAAACTGGAAGGTGATGGGATGGTATTTGCCAATGCCGGTGGAACGATTCACAAAGTAGTTTTACAACCTGGAGAAACTATTAAAATAGATACGGGATGTTTGGTGGCTTTTACCAGTGGAGTGAATTACAACATTGAAATGGTAAAAGGAATTAAGAATGCATTGTTTGGAGGTGAAGGTTTATTCTTAGCCACATTACAAGGACCCGGAACCGTATGGATTCAATCTTTGCCATTTAGCAGAATGGCTGATCGTATTATTTCTTCCGCACCGAAAATGGGAGGAAAGTCTAGAGGAGAAGGAAGTATTTTAGGAGGAATTGGAGATATTATGATGGGGGATAATCGATTCTAG
- a CDS encoding AI-2E family transporter: protein MQITKKKIFHAILVVIGLGLLWYSSAVLVYLVISLVLALMLSPINQFLRKGKIKGYGINRTGAAIITMSMLIIFLVLIINIFVPVISREVSLLSQTQMDEFYELIEPEVKMVSGALKKIDFDPTDGVKSEKEVLRSLILGKKNVDRVPQFFSGLASGIGGSLVTMFSVMFITFFLLKDDNLFNNFVYSLSSDKNLSSVKNVLEKVKKTLSRYFIGIAIQISVITTFVSIGLTLFGFKNALVIGLFAGIMNVIPYIGPIIGLGFGLLIGVSTNVDMAFSMSIYSLLGKIFLVFGITQAFDNFVTQPVVFSRSINAHPLEIFLVILFAGNISGIPGMIVAIPFYSVVRIIAKEYYGDSKFIRFMTSSMK, encoded by the coding sequence ATGCAGATCACCAAAAAGAAAATATTTCATGCTATTCTGGTAGTTATTGGACTGGGATTACTTTGGTATTCAAGCGCTGTATTGGTGTATCTGGTGATATCTCTGGTATTGGCACTTATGCTGAGTCCCATAAATCAGTTTTTACGGAAGGGAAAAATCAAAGGATACGGGATTAACCGTACGGGAGCAGCGATTATCACGATGTCCATGTTGATTATCTTTTTGGTGTTGATCATCAATATTTTTGTTCCGGTCATATCTCGTGAGGTAAGTTTATTGTCACAAACTCAGATGGATGAGTTTTATGAGCTCATTGAACCGGAGGTTAAAATGGTAAGCGGAGCATTAAAGAAAATTGATTTTGATCCTACCGATGGTGTAAAAAGTGAAAAAGAAGTACTGAGAAGTTTGATTCTGGGAAAAAAGAACGTGGATCGCGTACCGCAGTTTTTTTCCGGTTTGGCCAGTGGAATAGGAGGAAGTTTGGTTACGATGTTCTCCGTAATGTTCATTACATTCTTTTTGTTAAAGGATGATAATCTGTTTAACAACTTTGTTTACTCCTTAAGTTCGGATAAAAACCTATCCAGCGTAAAGAATGTGCTCGAAAAAGTTAAAAAGACGCTCAGTCGATATTTTATTGGGATCGCAATACAGATTTCTGTAATTACCACATTTGTATCTATAGGATTAACCTTATTTGGATTTAAGAATGCATTGGTCATCGGCTTGTTTGCAGGAATCATGAACGTAATCCCGTATATTGGACCAATTATAGGATTAGGGTTTGGTTTATTGATCGGTGTTTCGACCAATGTAGACATGGCTTTTTCGATGAGTATATATTCACTATTGGGGAAAATATTCCTGGTTTTCGGAATTACACAGGCATTTGACAATTTTGTCACTCAGCCTGTGGTTTTTTCAAGAAGTATTAACGCACATCCGCTTGAAATTTTTCTCGTAATTTTATTTGCGGGTAATATTTCCGGAATTCCTGGTATGATCGTAGCTATTCCATTTTATTCTGTGGTTCGGATCATCGCGAAAGAATATTATGGAGATTCAAAGTTTATCCGATTTATGACTTCATCTATGAAGTAG
- a CDS encoding DUF1573 domain-containing protein: protein MAHDFGTIDQNTENVHVFNFTNTGDKPLIIETATGSCGCTVPEFPKEPIAPGASSQIKVVYKPGQQKGLQNKTVTVVANTQPKDTRLNISANVVEVAQ from the coding sequence ATGGCTCATGATTTTGGAACTATTGATCAAAATACAGAGAATGTTCACGTGTTCAATTTCACAAACACGGGTGATAAACCATTAATTATTGAAACTGCTACAGGATCTTGCGGATGTACGGTTCCTGAGTTCCCTAAAGAGCCAATCGCTCCGGGAGCATCTAGCCAAATTAAGGTGGTTTACAAACCTGGACAACAAAAAGGGTTACAAAACAAAACGGTTACCGTTGTTGCCAATACACAACCAAAAGATACGCGTTTAAATATTTCTGCTAACGTTGTAGAAGTAGCACAGTAA